The genomic region CCTTCAGAAAACCTGTCCGGTTTGAACTCGTTCGCGTCATCTCCCCATAGATTAGAGTCATGGTGAATCATAAGACTTGGTATGGAAATTTGAACTCCTCCTGGTAAAGTTAAATTTCCAAGTTTCGTATCCTTGTGAACCTTTCGAACAACTACAGTTGCCGGAGGGTATAACCGAAGAACCTCATATAAAATCATTGTAACCTAAAGCAAAAGATTTATGGTAACATTAAGAAATCATTAGAGTAGGTGTAGTTTTCAACATATTGATTCACGAAAATAATACATAATACTTACAATCTTAAGGTGACTTAGACCATCAAAGTCTGGTTTTAGGTTGCCAAAGAATTCTGTGACTTCGTCTCTAGCCCGAGCTTGCCAATCAGGGAACCGACTCAGTAACACGATAGTCCAAACAAGCAAATTGGAAGTGGTCTCTTGCCCTGCTACGTAGAATACCTTGGAttcttcaatcacatcttttaatGTCATTCCAACATCCTTGTTGTTTCCATGTTCTTGAATTTCCTTGTGATTTGACTCCAAAAGTATTCCCAGTAAATCGTTCTTGGTAGCTTCACCTGCCTCCAATGCTTTCTCTCTTTTAGTAATCATATCAATAAGCAATGCTTCAATCTCCCTATCAATTTGCACAATCCTCCTTTTTGTACTTGTTGGAAGAAACCTACAATGCAAGATTGCAAGTAAACATGATTTAACAAAAATTGAtttaacaacaataacaaaaccTTATCCTACTAAGTGGAACTGGCTACATAGATCAAATGATGGCCGTTGAttcgtttaaaaaaaaaaaaaagaatcaaagtAGTCTTACCTCCAACCCGGAATGCTAACTTTTAGTATAACTTTCGATATAAGTTGAATTTGCTCCTTCTGAAGTTCCGatattcttcttccttcttcaagaTTTCCAAATGATGTTTGAGAAATAATTTCACTAGTCAAATTCTGAAGAGAAGGCCATACATCCATTTCGCATGATCCTCCTTCTGACACCAACTTCTCATCCCATTTGTCGATCATGTCATTGCAAATTTTGAAGAATGTTGGTAACATACTCTATACAGCataaacaaataattaaaagATGAGTTAAAATTACCTATGTTAGTTTACTCATTGTATCAAGTTGAACAAATGTAAGTTTACTCATTAATACAAGATATTGCTAGAGTAATAGTTAATAAAGGGTAAGTAACCTTCAATTTTTCTACATTGAATGCAGGGTTGATAATCCTTCTGTGCTTGTTCCACTTCTCACCCTCAAGGTTAACAAGACCAGTAACTAGAATCCCAATAAGTGGATTTACATTAGGTTTTGGGAAGTCATGGTTGTTATTCAATACATCTTTGACAAGCTGAGGATCCGTGACGATAACCCTTGGTGTTGGTCCAAACCAAGTAAACGAGTTCTTGCCTGAATAACGTGTTATAAGCAACATTATAAGTATGAACAAATTAGAAAAGTTGAAGAGAATAGGCTTCCATGTATGCTGTTTGAAATTGTCATGAATTGCAAATCAAatatgcaagaagttatcgatgAAATGCTTCAATTGTTCTAAGGGGCCAGGTGAGAATCTCAGATAATGCTTGCTGTGAGATACGAATTACTTGCCCTTGAGTTACAGCTTAATATCATATAAGGGTTAAAATGTAATTATGTAATAAGCCATGTCCAATGTGTTACTTTTTCTGTTTTAGATCTCATATTTTCTGTTATAACCGCTTTCCTCATCCGGAAactgttttctgttttctgttttctgttacaGAACCATGCCTTATGAGAAAGCTTGTACGCAGCCCTCGTAAGTTGTAACTCGTAAATCACTTCTCTTGATGCAAGAAATAAAATATAATGAATACTTCAATATTCAGATATTTCTTCTCTAAAATTGAATTTTCTCAATCTCATTCTCTTGTTCTGTTTTAGCCTTGACTCTCACATGGGATCAAAACTTAGTTCTGATGCANNNNNNNNNNNNNNNNNNNNNNNNNNNNNNNNNNNNNNNNNNNNNNNNNNNNNNNNNNNNNNNNNNNNNNNNNNNNNNNNNNNNNNNNNNNNNNNNNNNNNNNNNNNNNNNNNNNNNNNNNNNNNGGTAGGGCCTCGTAACTTACAACCTCCATGACCAAATCTGTTTATAGTTATTACTTATTATAAACAAGTTCATATCCACAACTTTTGTTGAGTTATCCAGACTCCAATCATATCCGAAGGCATATGAcaaagcttttttttttaattaatctatTTGATATGCCTGAATACCAAAATGATAATACCAACTTCACCTGCATTATTGCTTAAGTAACAATATTAAACATAATTCATGACTATAAAAGCAGTAGACATACCTACTACCCACTTAAAAaagaaataatattaaaattatattgttttctttttaaattaggTTATAAAAATGTAATATTTCTTTTATGATAGGGCCAATACATAGTGTCATCAGatatgaagtgacatttttcataTTGGCTTCATCCTAATTTGGATAGttgtgtggtggtggtggttgaattATGGGGAGCCATGAAATTTGACTTTATGGCTGCGGTGTTTTGGTTCATTCTAATTGAGTATTTGTTTGGGTGTTATACTGTtattaaatcaataaaaaaaaaatttttcataaaaaaatttttttagtctACTCACCAAACGGTGAGCGCTTGATAACTCAAAAATaggaaaaaataaatatataaataaataaaattaaaattaaaaaaaaaaaacaattaagaGAGAGAAGCAGAAAAGATGCATACCGTGTTTGTTGATGGTGTaacagaagaaggaaaagatacgAGGAACAATATCATCTGAGAGTTGGTTCATGGGTTTGGAAGTGGCTTCTGTTCCCATCTTCACCATTTCCAAAATATCCCCAACAAAGGGCCTGTATGAATTACCATTGAGCCCTTGCTCTCTTAGCAACCTCTCAAGCCTCATTGGCCTCAGCCATAACCAGTTCACCACCTTCCATGCCCAATACACCACAGCAACTGTCAGTGCTATTCTTGCACCTGTGATCATGGCCCATGTTGCTTCCATTTGGTCTTTTCCAATGCAACAAAAGTCAGCGACCACGAGAGAAAACAGAGAGTGAttgtttctgtttttttttttttggttctgGATTGTCTTTGTTTAGATAATGAATTCACCtttcaaattttaagaaaataataaatgctacattTAATTTTTGGGTCAATGATCAAAGTTTTGGTTTTCCATCCGTATCCCTTACTCCGCAGGACAAAAATTAATCCATGGTTATAATAGTTGTAAAAATCGAACCGAATCGGCCAATTCGACTAAAAAATCGACATGAATCTATGAAAAGTGAAAAAATCGATCAAATTCAATAAAAACCGACAAAAACCAATCCAACCGATTCGGTTTGATAATTTGCCACTCTATGGTGCTCCATAGTGCACCTCCCCCTGTGATCCAGTGGGGTCTACGGTCCTCAACATGCCATTTGTCATCTTGTTAGGGTGTGTTATTTTGAAAAAGTCTAAAATGGTAGAATTAGGATTTGAACATGGGACCTATTGTTTACAACGTCTTCTAATTACCACTCTAAATATTAATATTGTGATTAAAGTTATCTATTTTGATACTAGTATTGAAATTTACtgataggaaaagtataggtaaccaacaatatttttgaacaatgtgtgaacaatgtgaattaatagggttaaaagagtaaaataatcttaaatttaattagtagcattaaattaggatgtagtgtatttttatttgattggtagttgttcatgttgttcaaattTGAGACTTGGTTGCTCTTAAAATATTGAAGatatgtatttttaatttgttaaatttttactattttatcttttttatttacataggacctGTTTTACCAGTTCAACGAGTGATTTATCAGTTGAACTAAAAAAAGTAATAAACCAGTAGTCTGATCGGTTTGATCACCAATTCGGTTCTTATAACTATGACCGCAGGAGACCAACACCATTAAGAGGATGGTGGGGTTCAAAACGTACAATATGTGAATGTGTAATCATACGTAGTGGTTTAGTTGCTAATCGGGACGAATCCAGAAATCTAATAATGGAGGGGCCGAAAATTAAAATCTTGTATAATCAAATATAATGTCACATAATTATAATTAgttttttaagtaaaaaattaatgaatacttgttaaataaaagaattattttggtctttataattttttcataattttttatgattttacatctaacaaaatataaaattatctatttttaaatattttattaattagtttactTTAGTAAGTATTTATGTGCNNNNNNNNNNNNNNNNNNNNNNNNNNNNNNNNNNNNNNNNNNNNNNNNNNNNNNNNNNNNNNNNNNNNNNNNNNNNNNNNNNNNNNNNNNNNNNNNNNNNNNNNNNNNNNNNNNNNNNNNNNNNNNNNNNNNNNNNNNNNNNNNNNNNNNNNNNNNNNNNNNNNNNNNNNNNNNNNNNNNNNNNNNNNNNNNNNNNNNNNNNNNNNNNNNNNNNNNNNNNNNNNNNNNNNNNNNNNNNNNNNNNNNNNNNNNNNNNNNNNNNNNNNNNNNCGTTGTTCACTATATACATTATTTCCTCGtacttttcttattattttttgtctAACTTTTTGCTAACCGAACCGATGAAATTTCAAACTTTACCTAGTCGgatttttttcaataataaaataaaaaaaatttatatttgtcCAAACATTACTTTTGGACTTTAATCTTCAaaatacgttttttttttttttttgcatttaagCAAGTTCGCCTAACCCTGCCCCGGCGAACTCCACTCAAGTTTTTTGAAAAACGCACTTTTAATCCATATCATTGTCTAGAAAATAGTATATAGATCTACAAACAGTATATAAGTGTTGatcgaaaaatattttcgattaAGGTAAGTTGGTTCGAGATAGTGAAAAGTTCGATCGAGATGTGAAGCTGTTGTCGAGGAAGTGCACGAGTTGGTTGAAGGTATTTGACACGGATTCGATTTTAAATACTTTACTGAATCGAACGGGTCCAATCGAAGTAAGTATTCGAAGGAAGAAATCGAATAGTGGTTCGAATAGCAGATCGAGCAGTTACGTTAGTGGAGAAGTTGGAGGCTTTCTCCACATGAGGAATTGATGGGTAACGTTTCATTAGCAAAGGAGTGGGAACGATTATCGAGTAGTGCGCATTCAAGACAGCACTGTGTAATTAATAATTGGTTACAACAAGTAGACTATAAATATTAGAAAATTTTAGGGAATAAAGGTTGGGACTTTTCTCcagaaatacactcaagcacactcatatcCCAGTGAATTTCTGAGTCTGCATTCGAGTTTAATTTCTATAGGGTTCCTTCCACTGTCTTTAAatttcatttacattttctgtaaactttacttttcttgtcaaattTATGTttcaagcaacagtttaagtttcaaatgcaatttacatttcagtACCTTTAATTTTCATGTCAAAAGCCCTTTGACCCAGTCAAAGGCAcctttactattttttttatttcaacgCAAACTTTTCGATTTCAGTCAATTTACATTTCGAATTGCTTGTTTTtaacttcttttatctttttttataattttttattcacttgtTATTTTAATACCCGTATAATCGAGGaagctttgatgcacttatagaaaactggtacctacaaaagaggagtaggtttcgctcgcAGACTATTAATaccgaaccaccatcgatttacaaaaaatcgacaaaacaaattggcacgcccagtGGGACAGTTTTAAATTGAAGTGTGTCAAAAAGTTTTTATATCATTCGGTGTATGCGACTGAGAAGTGGGAAGAtcattcacatggctgatgaagtgtcaaatgtgaatggtggttcctCCACCAATGATAGCATACCAGTAATTGTGCAACAAGCGGACGTGACTTCACGTTTGGAAGGTGTAATTGGAAGTGAAAGCATAGCGGTTAACACCGCACATACTGGGAATGTTGGGCGCAATATTCGTCCATGTGGTACTTTACCACCAACCCAGCCTCCATTAACCACTGGTTTGCCTCCTTATGGTCTTCCTCCGGGTTATGTTCCACCAGTGGGTAATTTTGTGCCTTCTGTTCGATTTGGAAGTGTAAATGGAGGAAATAATTCTCAAAACTCACAACAATATTATGAGTATTCTCGTTATTATAATGTGGGCTCTACTTCGAATGCTGCTAATTCGATGGCAGTATATCGACAGCAAGTAGAGGAAAGTTATCATGACTTGGTCAATTTGCTGACTCAACAGATGACCACAATTCTGAATCCAATGATGGTAGATCATGAGTCAAAATTCGAATGTCTTGCTAGACAAGTCGAACAAATTGCCCGAATCATAGATTATGAAGAAGGCGAAAGGCATGATGCCAGGGGAAATAATGAAGGATTCGAAAATGTTTTccaaaatgaaaataatattttgaatagAGGAAATCCTCATATAGTTCCCCACGGTCAAGATGCTAATGAAGTTCTAGCGTGATTACGAGCTAATCATGGTGGTGAACGTTATCAAGTCACCAGGTTTGTGGAAGAAGTGCTCAATCGAGTCAGTTTAAATGTTGGTTTTATGAATTGACCTCACTTTGTATCTGCTTTCCCTCAAGTTGTCCAAATGACTGAAGTGGCAAGAGgggtgaaaaatccaaaaataatcaCAAAGTTTGCAGGAGAAGTTGGAGAGTCAACCACTGAACATGTCGCTCGATATTTGGTTGAGATTGAAATTTTAGCCAATGatgagaatttgaaaatgaagttttctccttcttcattaacAAAGAATGCGTTTGCTTGATTTTTGAATCTCAGGCCAAATTCGATAACGACATGGAATCAATTAGAAACTGCTTTTCATGCTCAATTCTATCGAGGGAAAATGAATGTGGTAGTTACTAATCTGCTTGCTTTGAGACGTGAAGATGGTAAAACCATTGATGACTATATGATACATTTCAAAAACGCTAGAAGTAGATGCTATATTTCATTACCCGAGAATGAAGTTGTGAAAATAGCCATTATGGGGATAGAATTTTATATGCGCCGAAAGTTGCTTAATGTGCATATCTCTGACTTAGCCCATTTAGCTGAAAAGGTTCGTCAGACCGAACTCATTAAAAAGGAGAAGGAGAAATATAGGAGTGAGCAAAGATCAAAGGGTAAACCTTTCACTTGAAAAGAAAAAGTTGCTTATGTAACTATGGAGTCCTCAGCAGAGGAACTCGATTTCGAGGCAGAAgtcgatttggccgaacttaaGAAGGGTCCTCCATATGTCTGCTTTTTACTCAAAAAGTTTCCTAGTAATGAAAAGTCGAATGAATCAAAACTGAAAAGTGGCAAAAAGTATGGTTTTGATATTtcaaaatctgatcagatttttgatgtgttgcttaaagataaacaattaattTTGCCTGAGGGTAGAACTTTACTTTCGGTGAAAGATTTGAAAGGAAAACCTTATTGTAAATTTCACCAAGAAACTAGTCATTCAACAAACAGTTGTGTTCGTTTCAGGGATTTGATTCAGGAAGCTATTATGGAGGGACGTTTGAAATTCGACGATGGTAagaaagagatgaaggttgatacCGATCCCTTTGATGCTGATGCCAGCTTTGTTGAACCGTGTTTTGGAGTGAATACGGTTGGCATGTCTTATGATTTTGATGTGGCTTTTGATGATTTTGAGTCACAAGTTTGATCGGTGTACCCTCGAGCAGGAGATGGTTTGCTCGATTTCTTGGTACAGTAGAAGATTAACGACCGGGATGTATCTCTGTGTCCTCGGTTTAACGCTGTTTTTAATGCTGAAACCGTAGCAATCTTTGAAAAAGAGAGAATGAaggagtgataaaccccaattttgtggtttatattgtgtagaattcgaaggattttgtcaatattttttgcacttattcacaagaattacatggttttgtgttctcttcctgatATTGCtttatgatggaaaacatgcttcttttgccttaatattgccatattttgatcctcttttattaccattcgatgccgtgatgtgtttgttgagtgatttcagtttATAgtgcaagaatggcctagaagagagaaagaaagcgtgcacaagtggaaggaacataaaGAATTGAATTTTGGGGAATtcagcattggcgcgcacgcgcacctcatgcgcacgcgtgggtgcgGAAATGTGGAATTGGCGCATCCGTGTGGATTAGCGAAATCTccatcgacgcacacgcgtgcaTGGCGTATACGCgtgacaagctgcacgtgacctcattaaaggaaatcgtacCTGGCAATTTCTAAGGCTcaacaggcccaaattcaagctggttttgcatggaaaagacccaaggatgctaggggaaaggggggatcattcattcacacttaggCATAATTTTGGctagttttttatttttggttcttctagagagagaaacccttgttcctctctagatctagtttgatttgatcttccgttatagaattctgaattggatcttgttgatttctagttttgattacttaatttgaatttcttagtataattttgtttaggtcttgtgttagatttatgttttcttgtcaattgtcattttctacccattacatgaatcttgtggatcttgaattgttagtgttacattgatgattttcattattaattgtgttgtttgagtgattttccattgataattgttagtgggtacttgttaatttcaatattAATTGtattttgaatatgtcttttagtgaTGCttgccatgtgtttgatgaaatatttcctttaattatggagtagtttcctttactcttggcctaggctaaggaaattgggtaaacttgagtcattgggtctaattggtttggtgatttgagaacccttagtggtcaagttgatacccattgacactagttcactactaagtcaattggtagttgaattgggacttatgagttgagattgatcaaaccacttgacgtacctcaagcttaggagtaaatattacgtacttaaagctcttagaggtagacttagtgagtttggttccttataattgtcaagatatggtagttagacaaggatggtgatcccaattcccatgcctagccaagagttgcctttatcattcatatttgaaaactaaAAATTTCAATTGCTTGACTCTAGTTATAGTTGCTTgatagttttagagtagaattatattaaATGTTCTCTTGTTAGTTTGAAATTACTCATACCTTGTTTTAGTCACTTgaattaatttcttgcactttaagatttcttgtTTGTTAAGTCTTTTAATCTAATTTCTTGTCCATGACTTGCAATcccagaattctaaccaatattgatgcacaggtttgcccattccttgtgagacgacccaaggtttgaatacttcggttactttttattggggttgaactttgtgacaaccaattccttaaaatttgatTCGAGAGTTGATTATCGGTTTGGGCTATACTGACAACGGAAGTATTTTGTGGAATTCTGAACCGGTATAAACCTTTGACCATCAAGGAGCTGGCTCATAGAGAAGAGCAGGCTCGACAAAGGCAGCCGGTTAGGCATATAGAGGGTCAGAGTTCTAAGACCCTTCAATAGAACGTGGTTTCACCTTTGAGCTGATCTCAGGCAATATGTGTTCAATGGATTCGGAACTGTCAAGAGTTCCAGAAGTGGGATGCTCTTTATCGACGCAATCCCCAGTGGGGATATCGGGGGCCTCCTCGAAACCAATATCCCCACTATCGTGGTCGAACTAGAGGGTACCCAAGAggtagaggaggaagaagaaactTCAATCAAAATAAGAAGCCTCAGGCAGAAGTAAGCAAGGGAGCAGCGCCTTCTATACATTCCTGAATTGTCTTTCCTTCTGATGGAGAGACGTGTCCAAAGGAAATTCCATCTCCTGCAAAGATGGAAAAGGGTAAGGCAGTGGCCTAGTCTTCGGGGGTCGACAAAGGCAGAGAGGTTGATGTCGATGAAGAATATTTTGAAGAAGGGGATGATGATATGATTGGAACGATTTCGATCATTCCGACTGAATATCTGGGAGAGTATGAAGGTGACCCAGAGGAAGATTATGATATGGAGGGTGAGGAAGCTTTTTCTTTCATCCGAATTGAAGATGAGCCGAGATATTTTCTCCAGCCTACTGAAAACAAATGTCTCATCTCTGCCCACTCCATATAACCACAACTTTGACTGGGATCAAAGTAAATAAAGTCCTAATTGATGGTGGGGTGGCAATCAGTCTATTACCGGAAAGGATGTTGATGAAAGTTGGAAAACATCCTGATGACTTAGTCCCTACAAACATTGTTGTAACCGACTTCAGTGGGACTTCGACTCCAGCAAAAGGTCTGGTCACTCTGAGTGTTAAGGTTGGATCATCCGAACGAAATATTGTGTTCGTGGTGGTTTCAtcaaaagtaaattacaatgcTTTGTTAGGGCGAGATTGGATTCATGGTGTGGGGGCTGTACCTTCTACTATGCATCAAAGTGTTCTTCTTTGGACGAAAGATGGCAAACCTTAAGTCATTAAAACATATTCGAACCTTTATGTCGAACAGCTGCATATTGATTTCAGAATGTATAATCCTAAATTGAAGCCTTTGAATGTTGACAGGACATTGAACTCTTATAATTGTGAAGGTTGTTACTTGTCCTCGGAAGGTTTGTCAGTGAAGCTGCGCTACCCAGAGTTGGCTTTTGCTCTAACTGGTTGGGATTGTCTCTCTTGAAGGTCTCTTGCACGGTTGCCCTATGGACCAGGTTGAGGGAGTTTCCGATTACCTGGTAACTTTGAataattatttaagtaattttctttttgtagaAAATAAAAGTGATTCATCTGATGAAGTGGAATTATTTAGGAATGTAAGTTCTTTAAGTAATTGTAATAACTCGATGCCTTCAATCGAGTTTTGTCATGGCttcgtttttcttatttttgtaatccAAATAATGTTTCACACCGAATTGCTGATGCAGTAGCCGAAGTACACGGTGTTGAAAATCAAATTGATGTTAATTTAATAAATGATCAAGTATATTCAATTCCTAATGAAtctgttgatttttcttttgattgcATCTATGATCTAGagcctttggttttcgaaaaataTTCAGTAAAAGATGATGATCATTTCAAAGGGTCTGAATCTCAAGATCCCTTGGAAGAAATGAATTTGGGGACTTTTGATGATGTTCGAAATACATATATTTGTAAGGATCTTGTTGATCCTTTTTGAACAGAAATTTTGCATCTTTTATATGAGTTTAAAGACTGTTTTTcttgggattatcatgagatgcctggtctCGATCATTCTCTTGTAGAGTATCAATTAGCATTGAAACCAAATGCTCGGCCTGTAAAGCAAATCCCTCGTCGTTTTGCTCCAGAAATTAatcaaaagattaaag from Arachis ipaensis cultivar K30076 chromosome B02, Araip1.1, whole genome shotgun sequence harbors:
- the LOC107625489 gene encoding cytochrome P450 72A15, with protein sequence MEATWAMITGARIALTVAVVYWAWKVVNWLWLRPMRLERLLREQGLNGNSYRPFVGDILEMVKMGTEATSKPMNQLSDDIVPRIFSFFCYTINKHGKNSFTWFGPTPRVIVTDPQLVKDVLNNNHDFPKPNVNPLIGILVTGLVNLEGEKWNKHRRIINPAFNVEKLKSMLPTFFKICNDMIDKWDEKLVSEGGSCEMDVWPSLQNLTSEIISQTSFGNLEEGRRISELQKEQIQLISKVILKVSIPGWRFLPTSTKRRIVQIDREIEALLIDMITKREKALEAGEATKNDLLGILLESNHKEIQEHGNNKDVGMTLKDVIEESKVFYVAGQETTSNLLVWTIVLLSRFPDWQARARDEVTEFFGNLKPDFDGLSHLKIVTMILYEVLRLYPPATVVVRKVHKDTKLGNLTLPGGVQISIPSLMIHHDSNLWGDDANEFKPDRFSEGVLKATKGQVSFLPFGWGPRICIGQNFALLEAKMALALILQRFSFELSPAYTHAPITSQTLRPQYGAQIVLHRL
- the LOC107627418 gene encoding uncharacterized protein LOC107627418; its protein translation is MTEVARGVKNPKIITKFAGEVGESTTEHVARYLVEIEILANDENLKMKPNSITTWNQLETAFHAQFYRGKMNVVVTNLLALRREDGKTIDDYMIHFKNARSRCYISLPENEVVKIAIMGIEFYMRRKLLNVHISDLAHLAEKVRQTELIKKEKEKYRSEQRSKDKQLILPEGRTLLSVKDLKGKPYCKFHQETSHSTNSCVRFRDLIQEAIMEGRLKFDDGKKEMKVDTDPFDADASFVEPCFGVNTVGMSYDFDVAFDDFESQV